The following proteins come from a genomic window of Calditrichota bacterium:
- a CDS encoding DUF503 domain-containing protein: protein MFVGLSQFELFIPDSGSLKSKRFVLSSLKARLRNRFNVSVAEVGDTEKWQRVTLGVVTIGNEQRFVDEMLAKIYNFVEGERQVQILGYRSEIL, encoded by the coding sequence ATGTTTGTCGGCCTTTCCCAGTTTGAGCTGTTCATCCCCGACAGTGGGTCGCTGAAATCAAAGCGCTTCGTGCTCAGCAGCCTGAAGGCGCGGCTGCGCAACCGCTTCAACGTGAGCGTAGCAGAAGTGGGCGACACGGAGAAGTGGCAACGAGTGACTCTCGGCGTGGTGACCATCGGCAATGAGCAGCGCTTCGTGGATGAAATGCTGGCCAAGATCTACAACTTTGTCGAAGGCGAAAGGCAAGTGCAAATCCTGGGCTACCGCTCAGAAATACTCTGA
- the rbfA gene encoding 30S ribosome-binding factor RbfA, which yields MHPSYKRSLRVGELVKRELSAIILRHVKDPGVGEMTITEVTVSDDLRLAKVYVATLNDPVAREATMQALQRAAGFLRSQLGARIKVRYTPELRFVYDDTLDRADRIETLLRRAEGTGTED from the coding sequence ATGCATCCTTCGTACAAGAGATCGTTGCGCGTCGGTGAGCTTGTCAAGCGCGAGCTCAGTGCCATCATCCTCCGGCACGTGAAGGATCCCGGCGTCGGGGAGATGACCATTACCGAGGTCACCGTGAGCGATGACCTGCGTCTGGCAAAGGTTTATGTTGCCACGCTCAATGACCCCGTAGCCCGCGAGGCGACGATGCAGGCTCTGCAACGGGCGGCGGGCTTTCTGCGCAGTCAACTGGGCGCGCGCATTAAAGTGAGGTACACTCCCGAGCTGCGCTTTGTGTACGATGACACCCTTGACCGCGCCGACCGCATCGAAACCCTCCTGCGCCGAGCAGAGGGGACCGGCACTGAGGACTGA